One genomic segment of Bifidobacterium breve DSM 20213 = JCM 1192 includes these proteins:
- a CDS encoding DEAD/DEAH box helicase, protein MNNGYGVFGHVPDDASHGGGDSDYEDDNAAWGNGLRRRNPWKSANADGDESMLPDDGDFVGVDDDGNDDVAFGSAGSLSAEDAVVPYSQSRRPGRSVWFDDEDEINGLNEQGVRQAPIAALRRDVETSTSNAVLARARVIARKAASMLIDPTYDENRRTGYAELGAMMRGTTSPSSRYRVNLQFDLDTGEVAGGDCTCPAYGRGYGICKHMAALALMFCDEPQRFKGYHAGAVRPSRALLDYMERADKQDAQVRARRRSAVMQRFDGGGTAGRGVSSHRNRTGYGSGMGGYQGLRETVSVGQVRLTPILSFIDGTWSVEFKIGSAINSSSYVLKSIPQFVRAMTNGDHEDYGQKLAFTHTPDMLDADSRPLLRFLKSALAIRHAAEQQDRYYGRIAIDRHLTLSETEVASLLVLRESVGVQLVLDTWFSSQPSPVSVGGEPNLTMHIVRRDSRMFGSEAGYLLTGTPSVETVINGDRESWLLLAPSEPLAYTSAMMAKSRRKSAAGYRFVRCPKQFGPIAELIGELFAPDSEGQVIAGDDSALFARTLLPQLVNVDMLAADDIPRELAELSPAECHVGFYLDRTENGVECEAKARYGNVMVPLLPAGPAVSADDGGMPVVVPGRDLDTEHLALDVVSEFFSMPEEQRRKLAETRQATAGFRTPASRAKARVRASEAAVINRDDTTQIIRLFDEGLPALHEVGEVFTTPAFDRLIAPKPPSVKVGLSIKGNLVEISPIADEVPPDEVGALLVSYRRRQRYHQLKDGTLLKLEGANLNTLDTLVADLDLDEQQLNSGLIELPGGRAFLLDGELPDDGSDVVKDASFTEYIDDLKIIDPKSYEVPDSLKPVLRPYQVEGFRWLNTLCDKGFGGILADEMGLGKSVQLIALLLSRYRKPGSADGTADGAIVEPSLIVCPASLVYNWAAEFAKFAPSCNAMVVAGTKSERRTAIGRAFRADEPTVLITSYDLLRRDVDDYTADERRFNVMALDEAQYIKNHTTKIAKAAKAVAADHRFALTGTPIENRLSELWSIFDFLMPGLLGTYKRFHERYELPISNARAVDSSTEEGRAAAQVNPEAARVSHQLQSLVGVFIKRRLKSQVLTDLPDKLETTLTVQLAGEQRKLYAAHEQRLRMQLEHSEEAEFNTSKIRILAELTRLRQICCDPRLLYADAKDQSAKLAAIAELVETCVNEGKKALIFSQFTSFLDLIAERFDAQGLRYYTITGSTPKRKRLELVDQFNADDTPAFLISLKAGNTGLNLTGASVVIHADPWWNAAAQDQAADRAHRIGQTEDVNVYQVVAKDTIEERILELQHTKSELARQFTDASPLADETGTGTTVFAEAPASIATLTRDDLLDLLG, encoded by the coding sequence ATGAATAACGGATACGGCGTATTCGGGCATGTTCCTGACGATGCCTCCCATGGCGGCGGCGACTCCGATTACGAAGATGACAATGCGGCTTGGGGCAATGGGCTGAGGCGTCGCAATCCGTGGAAGAGCGCGAATGCGGATGGTGACGAATCCATGTTGCCCGATGACGGCGATTTCGTTGGTGTTGATGATGATGGCAATGATGATGTGGCATTCGGCTCGGCTGGATCACTCAGTGCGGAGGATGCGGTTGTTCCTTATAGCCAGTCACGTCGGCCGGGTCGTTCCGTGTGGTTCGATGATGAGGATGAGATTAACGGCCTGAATGAGCAAGGTGTCCGGCAGGCGCCTATTGCGGCATTACGCCGTGATGTGGAAACCTCCACCTCGAACGCCGTATTGGCCCGTGCCCGCGTCATCGCGCGCAAAGCGGCCAGTATGCTCATCGACCCCACCTATGACGAGAATCGGCGTACCGGATATGCCGAACTCGGCGCCATGATGCGCGGCACCACCAGTCCCTCCAGCCGGTATCGTGTCAATCTGCAGTTCGACCTTGACACCGGGGAAGTGGCTGGCGGTGATTGCACCTGCCCGGCTTATGGACGCGGGTATGGCATTTGCAAGCATATGGCGGCTCTCGCTTTGATGTTCTGCGATGAGCCACAACGATTCAAGGGATACCATGCCGGTGCCGTGCGGCCTTCGCGCGCGTTGCTTGACTACATGGAACGCGCGGATAAGCAGGATGCGCAGGTCAGGGCTCGTCGACGCAGCGCCGTCATGCAACGGTTTGATGGCGGCGGTACGGCTGGGCGCGGTGTTTCCAGCCACCGCAATCGGACCGGGTATGGTTCCGGAATGGGCGGATATCAGGGTTTGCGTGAAACCGTCTCGGTTGGCCAGGTCAGGCTTACACCCATCCTGAGCTTCATCGATGGTACCTGGAGTGTGGAATTCAAGATTGGCTCAGCCATAAACTCCTCCAGCTATGTGCTGAAATCCATCCCACAATTCGTGCGGGCCATGACCAACGGCGATCATGAGGATTACGGGCAGAAACTGGCGTTCACGCATACGCCGGATATGCTTGATGCGGATTCCCGCCCATTGCTGAGATTCCTGAAATCCGCGCTCGCCATACGTCACGCGGCCGAACAACAGGATCGGTATTACGGGCGTATTGCCATTGACCGTCACCTGACGCTATCCGAGACGGAAGTGGCTTCGCTATTGGTTTTGCGTGAAAGCGTAGGCGTGCAACTGGTGCTGGACACCTGGTTTTCCAGCCAGCCTTCGCCGGTATCGGTTGGCGGGGAACCAAACCTGACTATGCATATCGTCAGACGCGATTCCCGTATGTTCGGGTCGGAAGCCGGGTATTTGCTGACTGGAACGCCTTCGGTGGAGACCGTCATCAATGGCGACCGTGAATCTTGGCTGTTGCTCGCACCGTCCGAGCCTTTGGCTTACACCTCCGCCATGATGGCAAAGTCGCGGCGCAAAAGTGCCGCAGGATACCGGTTCGTCCGTTGCCCGAAGCAATTCGGTCCGATTGCGGAACTTATCGGTGAGCTGTTTGCGCCAGACAGTGAGGGGCAGGTCATCGCCGGAGACGATTCGGCTCTGTTCGCCCGCACGTTATTGCCGCAACTGGTGAATGTAGACATGCTTGCCGCCGATGATATCCCGCGTGAACTTGCTGAGCTGAGTCCTGCCGAGTGCCATGTTGGGTTCTATCTGGATCGTACGGAAAACGGCGTGGAATGCGAGGCCAAGGCCCGCTATGGGAATGTAATGGTGCCGCTGCTGCCGGCTGGGCCCGCTGTGAGCGCCGACGATGGCGGCATGCCGGTCGTGGTGCCTGGCCGTGACCTTGATACCGAACATCTGGCTCTTGACGTGGTAAGTGAGTTCTTCTCCATGCCTGAGGAGCAGCGGCGCAAGTTGGCCGAAACCAGACAGGCGACTGCCGGATTCAGGACCCCGGCATCCCGCGCCAAGGCCCGCGTGCGTGCGTCCGAGGCCGCCGTCATCAACCGTGATGACACCACACAGATTATCCGCTTGTTCGATGAAGGTCTGCCGGCGTTGCATGAGGTGGGAGAGGTGTTCACCACGCCTGCGTTCGACCGGCTCATCGCACCCAAGCCGCCGAGCGTCAAAGTCGGTTTGTCCATCAAGGGCAATCTGGTGGAGATCTCGCCCATTGCCGATGAAGTGCCGCCTGACGAGGTCGGTGCCTTGCTCGTATCCTATCGGCGTCGTCAGCGCTATCACCAGTTGAAGGACGGTACGCTGCTCAAACTTGAGGGCGCAAACCTGAATACGCTTGATACGCTGGTTGCCGATCTTGATTTGGACGAGCAGCAGCTCAATTCCGGGCTGATTGAATTGCCGGGCGGCAGAGCATTTCTGCTGGACGGTGAACTGCCGGATGACGGTTCCGATGTGGTCAAGGATGCATCTTTCACCGAATACATTGACGACCTCAAAATCATCGACCCCAAATCATACGAGGTGCCGGACAGCCTCAAGCCCGTTCTCCGCCCATATCAGGTCGAGGGCTTCCGGTGGCTGAACACCTTGTGCGACAAAGGATTCGGTGGTATTCTTGCCGACGAAATGGGACTGGGCAAATCCGTACAGCTCATCGCCCTGTTGTTGTCTCGCTATCGGAAGCCGGGTAGTGCGGATGGCACTGCGGATGGCGCGATTGTGGAACCTTCGCTTATTGTCTGCCCGGCATCGTTGGTATACAACTGGGCTGCCGAGTTTGCCAAATTTGCCCCCAGCTGTAATGCCATGGTCGTTGCCGGCACCAAATCCGAGCGTCGCACTGCCATAGGCCGTGCGTTCCGTGCGGATGAGCCCACTGTGCTCATCACCTCATACGATTTGCTGCGCCGGGATGTAGACGACTACACCGCAGATGAGCGGCGTTTCAACGTCATGGCTCTGGATGAGGCTCAATACATCAAAAACCACACCACCAAAATTGCCAAAGCGGCTAAGGCCGTAGCGGCGGACCATCGTTTTGCTTTGACCGGCACGCCAATCGAGAACCGACTTTCCGAATTGTGGAGCATTTTCGATTTCCTCATGCCCGGCTTGCTCGGCACGTACAAGCGGTTCCATGAACGGTATGAACTGCCCATCTCCAACGCGAGAGCCGTGGATTCCAGTACCGAAGAAGGCCGTGCCGCTGCTCAGGTCAATCCCGAGGCGGCACGGGTGTCCCACCAATTGCAGTCGCTGGTGGGCGTGTTCATTAAGCGCAGGCTGAAGTCCCAAGTGCTGACCGACCTACCGGACAAGCTGGAAACCACGCTGACCGTGCAACTTGCCGGCGAACAGCGCAAGCTGTATGCGGCTCACGAGCAGCGCCTGCGCATGCAGCTCGAACACAGCGAGGAGGCGGAGTTCAACACCTCGAAGATTCGTATCCTCGCCGAGCTGACCAGACTGCGCCAGATCTGCTGCGATCCAAGGTTGCTGTACGCCGATGCCAAAGACCAGTCGGCCAAGCTCGCGGCCATCGCCGAGCTGGTGGAGACCTGCGTGAACGAAGGCAAGAAGGCGCTGATCTTCTCCCAGTTCACCAGTTTCCTTGATCTGATCGCCGAACGTTTCGACGCGCAAGGCCTGCGCTACTACACCATCACCGGTTCCACGCCCAAAAGGAAGCGCCTCGAACTCGTCGACCAGTTCAACGCGGACGATACGCCCGCTTTCCTGATTTCATTGAAGGCTGGCAACACTGGTCTGAACCTCACCGGCGCCAGCGTGGTCATCCACGCCGACCCATGGTGGAACGCCGCCGCCCAGGATCAGGCCGCCGATCGAGCCCATCGCATCGGCCAGACCGAAGACGTCAACGTGTACCAGGTGGTGGCCAAGGACACCATTGAAGAACGCATCTTGGAGCTTCAGCACACCAAGAGCGAACTTGCCCGCCAGTTCACCGATGCCTCCCCGCTCGCCGACGAAACCGGCACCGGCACCACTGTCTTTGCCGAAGCCCCTGCCTCTATCGCCACCCTCACCAGGGACGACCTTCTCGATCTGTTGGGATGA
- the dapD gene encoding 2,3,4,5-tetrahydropyridine-2,6-dicarboxylate N-succinyltransferase produces MSEARTAWGWGLASVDAAGTTLDVWYPELTLGEAPAESDRPNHNFGTLAHTEADARGIRRVPVFAVSQLDEPIVNAADAYLKLHLMSMRMAKPNTLNLDGIFAQLANVVWTNYGPFAVEDFTLRKADVERAATDAALAFATQAGLSAAAPATTVNVFGVDKFPRMIDYVVPTGVRIGDADRVRLGAYLSAGTTVMHAGFVNFNAGTLGVSMVEGRVSQGVVVGDGSDIGGGASIMGTLSGGGKLRNSIGEHSLLGANAGIGISLGDNCTVEAGLYVTAGTKITIWDKAKAAAGEPLEVVKGSDLSGKDNILFIRNSVNGRIEARYRKVGIELNEKLHKN; encoded by the coding sequence ATGAGCGAAGCGCGTACCGCATGGGGCTGGGGTCTGGCCAGCGTCGATGCTGCCGGCACCACCTTGGACGTCTGGTACCCCGAATTGACTCTCGGCGAGGCACCCGCCGAGTCCGACCGACCAAACCACAACTTCGGCACATTGGCCCACACGGAGGCCGACGCCCGCGGCATCCGTCGCGTGCCGGTGTTCGCCGTCAGCCAGCTGGATGAGCCAATCGTCAACGCAGCCGACGCCTACCTGAAGCTTCACCTGATGAGCATGCGCATGGCCAAGCCGAACACCCTGAATCTCGATGGCATCTTCGCTCAGCTCGCCAATGTGGTGTGGACCAATTACGGCCCGTTCGCCGTGGAGGATTTCACGTTGCGCAAGGCCGACGTGGAACGTGCCGCCACCGATGCGGCTCTCGCTTTTGCCACTCAGGCGGGCCTGTCGGCCGCAGCTCCTGCCACCACTGTCAACGTGTTCGGTGTGGATAAGTTCCCGCGCATGATTGACTACGTGGTGCCCACCGGCGTGCGTATCGGCGATGCCGACCGCGTGCGTCTCGGTGCCTATCTGTCTGCCGGCACCACTGTGATGCATGCCGGATTCGTGAACTTCAACGCCGGCACGCTCGGCGTCTCCATGGTCGAAGGCCGCGTCTCACAGGGTGTGGTTGTGGGCGACGGCTCCGACATCGGCGGTGGCGCCTCCATTATGGGCACCCTCTCCGGCGGCGGTAAGCTGCGCAACTCCATCGGCGAGCACAGCCTGCTCGGCGCCAACGCCGGCATCGGCATCTCTTTGGGCGACAATTGCACGGTTGAGGCCGGCCTATACGTCACCGCCGGCACCAAGATCACCATCTGGGATAAGGCCAAGGCCGCGGCCGGCGAACCTCTGGAGGTCGTCAAGGGTTCGGACCTCTCCGGCAAGGACAATATCCTGTTCATCCGCAACTCGGTGAACGGCCGTATCGAAGCCCGCTACCGCAAGGTGGGCATCGAACTCAACGAAAAGCTGCATAAGAACTAA
- a CDS encoding citrate synthase: MATAQLDVDSSKFNLPVVKASAGPDGIVVSKLRNDGWVTLDPGFLTTAQCESKITYIDGKHSILRYRGYPIEQLCEDSDFLEVAWLLRHGELPSKAEYEQFCADINHKTMVGEDFRTFMGSFPRAAHPMSVLASAINALATFYPDTTDIADTDQLDESAKIIMAKARTIVSYIFRRRRDEPMLYPDYARGYVDDFLRMCFAVPYEPFESDPLYVHALGRLLIIHADHEQNCSTSVVRIAGSAHANLYSAVAAGVNALSGPLHGGANEAVLRQLKAIRDSGKSVREFVEDAKAKGQKISGLGHRVYKSYDPRAAIAKKYLEKIMEREDTQKLPSDERALFAVATELEDIALNDEYFVSRNLYPNVDFYTGLIYRAIGFDPAMFTTLFALGRIPGWIAQYREMLADPNTKIGRPRQVYTGPVERDYVPMDER; encoded by the coding sequence ATGGCGACGGCACAGCTTGATGTCGATTCGAGCAAGTTCAACCTGCCTGTGGTGAAGGCGAGTGCGGGGCCGGATGGCATTGTCGTTTCCAAGCTGCGCAATGACGGCTGGGTGACGCTTGACCCCGGATTCCTGACCACTGCCCAATGCGAGTCGAAGATTACGTATATCGACGGCAAGCATTCGATTTTGCGCTACCGCGGCTACCCGATCGAGCAGCTGTGTGAGGACTCCGATTTTCTTGAGGTCGCCTGGCTACTGCGTCATGGCGAATTGCCAAGCAAGGCCGAGTACGAGCAGTTCTGCGCCGACATCAACCATAAGACCATGGTTGGCGAGGATTTCCGCACGTTCATGGGCTCGTTCCCGCGTGCCGCGCATCCGATGAGTGTGCTTGCCTCCGCAATCAACGCGCTGGCCACGTTCTACCCGGATACGACTGACATCGCCGACACCGATCAGCTTGATGAGTCGGCCAAGATCATCATGGCCAAAGCTCGCACGATCGTATCGTATATTTTCCGCCGTCGCCGTGATGAGCCGATGCTGTACCCGGATTATGCGCGTGGCTATGTGGACGACTTCCTGCGTATGTGCTTTGCCGTGCCGTATGAGCCATTCGAGTCCGACCCGTTGTATGTACATGCGTTGGGTCGCTTACTGATTATCCACGCCGACCATGAGCAAAACTGCTCGACTTCGGTGGTGCGTATTGCTGGCTCGGCTCATGCCAACCTGTATTCGGCGGTGGCCGCCGGTGTCAATGCGCTGTCCGGCCCGCTGCATGGTGGCGCGAACGAGGCCGTGCTACGCCAGCTGAAGGCAATCCGCGACTCCGGCAAATCCGTGCGCGAATTCGTGGAGGATGCCAAGGCCAAGGGTCAGAAGATTTCCGGCCTGGGCCACCGCGTATACAAGTCGTATGATCCGCGCGCCGCGATTGCCAAGAAGTATCTGGAAAAGATCATGGAACGAGAGGATACGCAGAAGCTGCCTTCCGATGAGCGGGCGTTATTTGCCGTGGCCACGGAGCTTGAGGACATTGCGCTGAATGACGAATACTTCGTGTCGCGCAATCTGTATCCCAATGTCGATTTCTATACGGGTCTGATTTACCGGGCAATTGGCTTCGATCCGGCCATGTTCACCACGTTGTTCGCGTTGGGTCGTATTCCTGGCTGGATTGCCCAGTACCGTGAGATGCTGGCCGACCCGAACACCAAGATCGGCCGTCCGCGTCAGGTCTACACTGGCCCGGTCGAGCGCGACTACGTGCCCATGGACGAGCGCTAA
- the map gene encoding type I methionyl aminopeptidase yields MIELKTPREIEEMKPAGRFVGGILKELKENTKVGTNLLEIDEFVHKKIVDRKGAESCYVDYAPDFGTGPFAHYICTSVNDAVLHGVPYDYSLKDGDLVSLDLAISVDGWVADSAVSFVVGNDPDPEDLRIIKCTEEALAAAIDVAKPGNRLGDISNTIGDIAREYGYPINLEFGGHGVGHIMHGDPHVPNDGRAHHGYKLREGLVIAIEPWFLKTTDEIFQDPKDGWTLRASDGSRGAHSEHTIAITENGPIIFTDRSSL; encoded by the coding sequence ATGATCGAACTGAAAACCCCTCGTGAAATCGAGGAAATGAAGCCTGCTGGTCGTTTTGTCGGCGGCATTCTGAAGGAACTGAAAGAGAACACTAAGGTCGGCACCAACCTGCTCGAAATCGACGAGTTCGTCCACAAGAAGATCGTGGACCGCAAGGGTGCCGAATCCTGCTATGTTGACTACGCTCCCGACTTCGGTACTGGCCCGTTCGCCCACTACATCTGCACCTCCGTCAATGACGCTGTGCTGCACGGCGTGCCATATGACTACAGCCTGAAGGACGGCGACCTCGTCTCCCTCGACCTCGCCATCTCCGTGGACGGCTGGGTGGCCGATTCCGCCGTCAGTTTCGTGGTCGGCAACGATCCCGACCCCGAAGACCTGCGCATCATCAAGTGCACTGAAGAAGCGCTCGCCGCCGCCATCGACGTGGCCAAGCCCGGCAACCGTCTCGGTGATATCTCCAATACCATCGGCGATATCGCGCGCGAATACGGCTATCCGATCAACCTTGAGTTCGGCGGCCACGGCGTGGGTCACATCATGCACGGCGATCCGCATGTACCGAACGATGGCCGCGCCCACCATGGCTACAAGCTGCGTGAAGGCCTGGTCATCGCCATCGAACCGTGGTTCCTCAAGACCACCGACGAGATCTTCCAGGATCCGAAGGATGGTTGGACCCTGCGCGCCTCCGACGGTTCGCGCGGTGCTCACTCCGAGCACACCATCGCCATCACCGAGAACGGTCCGATCATCTTCACCGATCGCTCCAGCCTCTGA
- a CDS encoding HdeD family acid-resistance protein: MGDPNDGQWNGQPNQNQPNQQGYPQYGAYDSNHGGQYPPQGAQGQNDRQSGANQNPYGPYAYNPNYGPNGQQAWGPDGQQYQNNGQADGGNQSGWQQTNWYTGDFNPFRLIEEWLPEKAKTRIRVIYGVVGVAAIALGAALLLVPNKTLALAALLLGVYFVISGVVRIVGALVEPFLPAGWRVLDVFVGILLTFGGVVVVRNYGMTGQTLALLITMMVGFGWIMEGVMSLVESWRIPHSGWAIAYAIISIVAGFIVLMSPLSSAVFMVVFGGCAMVVMGITAVIRAFTFGKPRK; the protein is encoded by the coding sequence ATGGGCGATCCGAATGACGGCCAGTGGAATGGTCAGCCGAACCAGAATCAGCCGAACCAGCAGGGCTATCCACAATACGGTGCGTACGACAGCAATCATGGCGGCCAATATCCGCCGCAAGGTGCGCAAGGGCAGAATGACCGGCAGAGCGGGGCGAACCAGAACCCGTACGGCCCATATGCCTATAACCCGAATTATGGTCCGAACGGTCAGCAGGCATGGGGCCCGGATGGCCAGCAATATCAAAACAACGGTCAAGCGGATGGCGGCAACCAGTCCGGCTGGCAGCAGACCAATTGGTATACCGGCGATTTCAACCCGTTCCGCCTTATTGAGGAATGGTTGCCAGAAAAGGCCAAGACCAGGATTCGTGTGATCTACGGCGTAGTTGGCGTTGCTGCCATCGCCCTTGGCGCGGCCCTTTTGCTCGTGCCGAACAAGACCTTGGCTCTGGCGGCTCTGCTGCTTGGTGTCTACTTCGTCATCTCCGGTGTGGTGCGCATCGTGGGTGCTTTGGTGGAGCCGTTCCTGCCGGCCGGTTGGCGTGTGCTGGATGTGTTCGTCGGTATCTTGCTGACTTTCGGCGGCGTGGTGGTTGTCAGAAACTACGGTATGACCGGGCAGACGCTGGCGCTGCTCATCACCATGATGGTCGGCTTCGGCTGGATCATGGAAGGTGTGATGTCGCTGGTGGAATCGTGGCGTATCCCTCATTCGGGATGGGCCATCGCCTATGCGATTATCTCGATTGTTGCCGGCTTTATCGTGCTGATGAGTCCACTGAGCTCTGCGGTCTTCATGGTGGTGTTTGGAGGGTGCGCCATGGTCGTCATGGGTATCACCGCGGTTATCCGCGCTTTCACTTTCGGCAAGCCCAGAAAGTAG